The Synechococcus sp. MVIR-18-1 region TCCTGAAGGTTTCTGCCATGTGATCGACAAGGACTTTGTCGAAGTTGTCACCACCAAGGTGCGCATCACCACAGGTACTGATCACTTCAAACACGCCTTCTCCTACTTCCAGGATGGAAACATCGAAGGTTCCACCACCAAGGTCAAACACCAGGATTTTCTCTGAATTCTTTTTGTCCAATCCATAGGCGAGAGCAGCCGCAGTGGGTTCGTTGATGATTCTCAGAACCTCAAGACCAGCGATCTTGCCAGCATCTTTCGTGGCCTGACGTTGAGAGTCGTTGAAATAAGCAGGAACGGTCACAACGGCCTGAGTGACTGTTTCACCCAGATACTTAGAAGCATCATCAGCGAGTTTCCTGAGCACACTGGCGCTGATCTCCTCTGGAGAGAAGGACTTCTCCATCAGTGGTGACTTGATCTTCACCTTGGTTCCCACGGACTCAACGGTATAGGGAACATCTTTGGTTTCATCAGTCACCTCATCGGTTCGCCTGCCAATAAAGCGTTTAATGGATCCAAAGGTGTTCTCTGGATTCATCACTGCTTGGCGTTTGGCAATCTGACCCACCAATTGGTCCTTACCTTTTGTGTAGGCAACAACAGAGGGGGTTGTTCTGAACCCTTCTGCATTGGCGATCACGGTGGGGTTGCCACCTTCCATTACTGAGACACAACTGTTCGTTGTGCCCAAGTCAATGCCAACAACTTTTGTCATTTGTTTATTTCGTGTTCATATATACTTATTGGAATAGACAACAAATCAGAAGGGGGCAAACCCTACAGGCAGGTGAGGGAAACCCCAGTTATTACCGAGGGTGTTCGGTTATGGATGGGTTATTACGACAAAAGGATTAACAAGACATAAAGTTCTCAATACTGAGCAGAATCCCACTCATCACGCCATTCAATTAGTGAATGCTCTTAGTGTTCTTCCCAATGCACCGCTAAAAGAGGAAAATACCGATCCAGCAAGAGCTCTTATCCAAAACGCAGTGCATCCCAACTTTGTTTATGTGCCTCGGTATCCATCAAGCCATGCATGATCCAACCTTCGAGATCCGCTTCTGATGCCAATTCTCGATTGGAATTAGTGAGTGTTTGCCCTTCTGTTCATTGACTTAGAGAGAACTCCTCATTTCTAGGAGGCTGCCCTGGTCATCTACATCAGCCAGATAGGTAGAATCCGTCAAGGATCTGACTAACTTTATCCGAATTAGAATCAAGTTACTCCTTGAAACTAGAAATAGCATGGTTGCGTTAAACTTACTCGCTCATCATTCTATTTGGCAAATAGTTTTCTTCGGTATCGGTGGATAGATAATCTTTGATGTCGTGTAGTTGTTGCTTTAGTTGCTTGTTCTCCATCCGAAACTGATTGTTACTTGCGAGAATCTCAATATTCAAATCTTTCATGTCTTGAAATAGTTGGTACTGTCTAGCGATGCTTGAACCATCTTTGTAGGTGTCAAAGATCTCCCAAATCATTTTTTTGATCTCTTCAATACGCTGGTCTGATACTGTATCTTTAGCGTTTAACATTAGATCAGATTTGAATTATCCAAGTCCTCTATGAAAGGTGCAGAGGCAGGATTAAAAAAATAAAAAGCGTGAAGCTAAGGCTTGTACCATCGCTGCTTGGATCTTCTTCACTATAGCCCTCGCCACGTCAATAGCTGCATACCAGCTTCCCTTGGCCTCATTACTGCGTATCTCCATGTCTTCTACGTTTTAGGATGCGGTTACCCTTTCTGAAGGCGAAGCTAAGTCAAGTAGAGATTCATTGTCTTCGCCTTAGATACACCTAAGCTAACCAAGTGGTATCGCAGTATCTTGATTCATGTGTTGGCTAAGAGTTATGTAATACTCTTAGCTGCATTTAGCAATACTTTGCTGATTCTCAGTCACATTTTTTGTTGTCAGACCAGTCAAAATTGAATGGTAAAAGCAAGGCCCAGTGGGAGAAGTAATGCACCTCCCATTTTTTTTGTTTCATTTACTCCGTGCTAGCAGAGCTTGATTCAAGCTGCTGTCTATGCGAGTTCAAGGCTTTCGATTTGTTCAATCGTTTTCATCTAGGACTGTCAAGGCAATGAGATGAAAACAAATTGTTTCCAGATCCACACCAATTTCATTGTGATTGTTGATACTATGAGTCTGGACCTACATATTGACTTAACCCATTTGACAGGAGTGCTCGTTATAGTAAATAAGTTGTTGTACGCCCATCATGTCAGACATCACTGATAAGTACGAAAAGTTCAAAGTGCCTTACAGCACCAATGAAAAGCACTCCTCAGAGGAGTTTGATCCTAAAGAGAATGGCGGCTTGGATAATCCAGCTAACCGTCACAAAGATAAAGTGCTTGACGATATCTGCGATACCCATCCTGGTTCGCCCATGTGCAAAGTCTTTGATTGCTGATTCGGATCTTTTGATTCGTCTGTTTAATTTGGCACTGTGGGAATTCATCCTCGCTGATGATTTTCTTACGGTCCTTTTTTTTGATTGATTATGTATTGTGTTTCACGTTAATTATTCAAACTGCTTAGACAATTTCAAGAATTACTTGAAATTGATATTATACTGCCTGTTATCGATTGATAGTTGCTTTATTGATTTGCCTGGTATTGCATGTGAAAGACCTTTATTTAACATCAATTCTTCTTCGCTTATGTATCGTTGGAAGAGACTTTCTTACTTTGATGTCATCACTTCCTATTTTCTTTGGTTCTTAGGCTTAATCTCTGTTTCTTGCTGCGATTTGCCATTCAGCCCCTTACGACTGGGCAAAGCGGATCAGCCCTTTAGATTTGCTTTACATTTCGCCATCCAAGTTGGCATTTCCTGTTTGAGTGGGTTAGAGCGGTAGCAGATAGGGCCGAAGTCATGAGTTATGAAGCTAAGGAACGAATGCCATTTCCCTATGGACAGGTTGCTTATCCTGCTTTTCTTGGTGTAAAGCCTGGTGATTACATCATTGTAAAAGGGGATAATCAAGTCACACTCAAGAAAGACCACAGTTGGTGGATGGGCCAAGTTGTGTCCTGTAAAAAAGAGGCTAGAGACCCTAGCGGTCATCATGTGATTCAAGTTGTTGATGTTGATGACGAAAAGATTAGTTGGGTCAATGTAGCCGAAATATCACATGTGCTATACGGGTTGGATGGATTGTCAAATGACTAGCAATCCATCTTTTTCAGGTTGTTATGAATAATGGTTATTGGCCTTAAAGTTTATTTTTGCTTTGTGCACTTGCCAATCCTTGACTCTTTAGCTTATTGATATTGCAAGCTTTGTTTTATGGGCGGATGGATTCTTGTTGCGTATAACCCATTACCTATTTACACATAGCGTGCCATGAATTCAGATAGCGTGAGACCTTCTTTCTTTGCAGAAGTACAGCAATCCTTGAAAAGTTCATCATCCGTCTCTGTCCTCGCTAAGTCTCGAAATTGTTCAGAACTTAGCTGATTCTGATCATTGCTGCTGTGGCACATCGAATTCCATTTGGCACAGAGTGAATCCACCATCTCTTTTCTTGAATAGGGAAGGTTGATCTTTTTCTGTTTTGCCAAATGATGTGTCTCCAGTTCTTTACTAAACTCTAGAGACCCGATGCTTGTTTGACAATCACTTGATGTGAGTGCGCCGTTTTTGTATGGGTTTAGCCTTGATGAATTCATCTTTGCTGATCATCGCGAGATGCATCATATTTCGCTTACTTCATTGATTCTTCTAAGAATCCCAACTCGCGATTCACTGTAAATTCACGAGTTGGTAGGTTTTCATTTGCAAGTGACGGCTTTTATCCTATTAAACATATTTTGAGTTTTAATCGAATGTTTGATTTGGTTTTGTGGCTTCTTCAATCTTTAAGGGTGCAGTTACTAACTAGCCAGTGTGTGGCAAGTAGGAAAGTCATCATTCATTCGCGAGTGCCATCTTCTGAGTTCATAGTGGTCGAGCATCGTGCGCCGAGATTTTTCAGCGTTGGCCAGGCGTTTGATCAATGCATCCGTGTCATGGGTAGAAAGCTCGCCATCCGAATCCCACTTCATGCAGAAAACACCTTTTTTGGGAATGCTGACCATTGAATTAGCCCTATCTGTTCTGTCACGGTATGCGCACACAACTGCTTTGCCATGGAGCAATCCTTAAGAAGTCTTGATTGCGACTGTTGCGACGGCTTGTCGTTTCCTTGAGGTTTTGATCGTGAGTCTTCAAGCTCTCAGCGCGACAGCAGGTCATGTTTAGTCAGCTAGGCCTCCTCAATTGTTTGTCCTAGTTGGTCTTTGGTTCTCTATTGAGATGTTGCACTTTTTTAGGGTTCGCTTGAGTTCATAAACAACCGACTTTGCTTTCATCCTTGACTCTGGAGAAATGTTATCTGCTTGATCTAGCAGTTGCTCTTCAGCCTGGTTAATGTTTGATTTTACTTGTTTCTTGACTCAGAATAGGAGCCTACGACCTGGTTAATTTCCTGTTGGCATTTTTGCTATCAGCTGCTCCTCTAGAAACATATTGAATTCAAATAATTGTTCATCGCTGAGTTGTTGCCTTGATGTTGCTCCTAATTTTGATTGAAGGAAACTTTTTGCCCGTTCTTGATCCCATTTCAGGGTCGTGAGTATTTCGTCCCCTTGCGTGATCAAGTCGCCTCTGCGTAGAGGCGTCTGGACTGCACTGGCTTCTGCTCCTACTTCGAAGCTTTTCAGCTTATTGAGATAGGACACTAGATCGCTATACCTCGTTAATTTGTGCCTGCTCCCATGTCCATATGCTCGCTCTAAATACATGTGTTCATTCTCACGGGTCCATCCGATGCGCTTAAGTTGTAGATCGATTGCGGTGAGTTCTTCGCTCCAATCGTCTGGGTCTATCGGTGCCTCGCTCGGTTCTGAGATCTGTTCTGTGATCGTTTCGGCGATTTGTCCAGAGACTGCTTTTGGTTGCGATTTCTGATCTTGAGACGGGGCTAATCGCGATGGTTCTGATCGGCTTTGCTCGTTTTTAGCTTCAACTTGTTGCTTTTTTGGTGGCTTGGCTTCTCCCTGTTCTTGTTTTTTTACGGAACTTTCTACGGGATGCTTTCGTTCAGTGGGTGGCTTTGCCATAAGGACCCTTTGTACGAGCCGCTCTCGTGCACGGTCTTCTGCTTGCTCTGCATCAGCAGCCTCTCCTAGCGAGCTGCCGAGATCCTGTTCACCCTCGATGCCGCTGACACGCACGACACATCGGTCGCTATCGATGTGGCAAATTTCGACCTTTGTCTTCATGCCTCTGGAGGGGGGTAACCATTTCTAAACTGTTGCGATGGATTCAGCAGCCCTACCATCTTTAACGCCT contains the following coding sequences:
- a CDS encoding DUF3104 domain-containing protein, yielding MSYEAKERMPFPYGQVAYPAFLGVKPGDYIIVKGDNQVTLKKDHSWWMGQVVSCKKEARDPSGHHVIQVVDVDDEKISWVNVAEISHVLYGLDGLSND